CTTCCAATCGGTCAAAGTCGAAGCCCCCTCTGTTGAAGATACCGTGCTCATTCTCAAGGGCATTCGCGGTAAATACGAAGATCACCACAAAGTTACTTTTACTGACGGTTCACTCGAAGCGGCCGCCAAACTTTCAGAGCGTTATATCACCACTCGCTTCCTTCCGGATAAAGCGATCGACATTCTTGATGAGGCCGGTGCGCGTGCGCGTATCGAGTCGCTCCAGCAGCCGCCTGAAATCGAGGCGATGACTGCGGAGATCGAAGAAGTCTGCGCTAAGAAAGAAGACGCCATCGCGAAGCAGCACTTCGAAGGGGCGGCTAAATACCGTGACGAAGAAAAGCAACTGCGCAAAAAACAGGCGGACTTTATCGAGGAGTGGAAGAAGAACCGCGAAGAAAACCGACTCGTTGTCGACGAAGAGGAAATGCTGCAAGTGGTCGCCGCATGGACTGGTATTCCACTCTCGCGTATGGAAGAGGCCGAAAGTAAGAAATTGCTCAAGCTCGAATCTGAATTACAGCGCGAAGTCATCGGTCAAGGCATTGCGACTGAAGTGATCTCCAAGGCGCTCCGTCGCTCCCGTGCCGATCTGAAGGATCCTAAGCGGCCGATTGGTTCGTTCATGTTCCTCGGGCCCACAGGTGTCGGTAAGACGCTCTTGGCCAAAGTCTTGGCTGAAGAGATGTTCGGGGATAAGGACGCGATTATTCAGATCGACATGTCGGAGTACATGGAAAAATTCGCTGTGTCGCGCCTTGTCGGCTCGCCTCCTGGTTATGTCGGTTACGAAGAGGGGGGACAACTTACCGAAGCAGTTCGTCGCAAGCCTTACTCCGTGGTGCTCTTCGACGAAATTGAAAAAGCGCACCCCGACGTCGTGCAGTTGTTATTGCAAGTGCTCGAAGAGGGGCGTCTGACCGACAGCTTGGGCCGCAAGATTGATTTCCGAAATACGATATTGATTATGACATCCAATGTCGGCGCGGATATCTTACAGCGCAACACATCGATGGGCTTCGGTGTCGAGAGTAACGCCGATAACGAGTATGAGAAGATTCGTGAGAAGATTCTCGATGAGACTAAGCGTGTCTTTAAGCCTGAGTTCCTCAACCGCCTGAATGATTTGGTGATTTTTAAGTCACTTGCCCGTGAGGATATGAAAGCCATCGTTGAGTTGGAGCTGCGCAACGTTTCCAATCGTCTCAAGGAGCGTGAGCTGACATTCGATTTCGACGAAGCATCCAAGAGTTTCTTAATTGATAAGGGCTACGACGAGAAATACGGTGCCCGCCCATTGCGCAGAGCGGTTGAAAAATACCTCGAAGATTCTCTGGCCGAAGCCATTCTCTCAGGCGAGATAAAGCCCGGCGAAGTCATTAAGGTGACGGTGAATGAAGAAGGTAAAGGCCTACTCTTTGAACAGGAGCAGCCTGTTGGCTCGTAAGCTCTGAGATTTGTTGTTTTTCGCGCGCCTCACTCTAATATGAGTGAGGCGCGTTTATTTCTAGCAGGTCTTACGGAGGCGCTACAGGAAATCATTGTAGATTTGTCATAATCTCTTGCCTCATCGGGCCTGCTTTTATTGTGAGTCGCGCAGATTCGATCTGCATGCAATGATGGCTCATGTGTTTACAGTAATCCATTAGATGGATGTGACTTATTGCATTT
The nucleotide sequence above comes from Coraliomargarita algicola. Encoded proteins:
- a CDS encoding ATP-dependent Clp protease ATP-binding subunit is translated as MEPMNNFTPRAQQVLALARKEADRFHHNYVGTEHLLLGLINLGQGVAVNVLQKMGLDLQTVRSAVEKQVGTGPDSKPSGNIPYTPRVKKVLALAGKEAKALNHSYVGTEHILLGLLREGEGVAARVLKSLDVDIERCRNEILAELDPNFSGETEEAAAAGKPGGPEDKKDSKTPALKAFGRDLTELAKKGELDPVIGRADEIRRVVQILCRRTKNNPVLIGEAGVGKTAIVEGLAQEIASGIVPEILADKRVITLDLALMVAGTKYRGQFEERIKAVMDEIRRAKNVIIFIDELHTIVGAGAAEGAMDASNIFKPSLSRGELQCIGATTLAEYRKYIEKDSALDRRFQSVKVEAPSVEDTVLILKGIRGKYEDHHKVTFTDGSLEAAAKLSERYITTRFLPDKAIDILDEAGARARIESLQQPPEIEAMTAEIEEVCAKKEDAIAKQHFEGAAKYRDEEKQLRKKQADFIEEWKKNREENRLVVDEEEMLQVVAAWTGIPLSRMEEAESKKLLKLESELQREVIGQGIATEVISKALRRSRADLKDPKRPIGSFMFLGPTGVGKTLLAKVLAEEMFGDKDAIIQIDMSEYMEKFAVSRLVGSPPGYVGYEEGGQLTEAVRRKPYSVVLFDEIEKAHPDVVQLLLQVLEEGRLTDSLGRKIDFRNTILIMTSNVGADILQRNTSMGFGVESNADNEYEKIREKILDETKRVFKPEFLNRLNDLVIFKSLAREDMKAIVELELRNVSNRLKERELTFDFDEASKSFLIDKGYDEKYGARPLRRAVEKYLEDSLAEAILSGEIKPGEVIKVTVNEEGKGLLFEQEQPVGS